The Chryseobacterium sp. G0186 genome includes the window ATTCCTTTCTAAAGGCAGGCTTAAAGCTTCGCCATCAGATCGAGAAAATCAAATTGAAGTAGATAGATGATAGGATTTGAATTTTCCTTTTGAATGATAATATTGAAATATAATCAAAAATAAAAAAGCAACTCCATGGAGTTGCTTTTGTTATATGTAGAAAAATAATCTTCTTATTTTGCCGGTGTAGCTGGTGCCTGAACCGGAGTAGTTGTTGTAGAAGAAGCAGGAGCAGATGATTGTTTTGCCGGAGCTTCTTTCTTTGTTGGTAGTTGTTTTGTCGGAGCCGCCTGAGACGGTTTACCAGTAATAACAACGCTTAAAAGGATCAGAACAATGATAGTTCCGCCTAGAGTCCATGTTGCTTTTTCCATGAAATCATTGGTTCTTTGTACTCCAAACTGTGCAGGTGAAGCACCTCCAAAAGTACTGGAAAGACCTCCTCCTTTTGGGTTCTGAGCCATAACGATAATCACCAATAAAACACTGGCAACCATAACAAGAACCATCAATAGTGTAAATATAGTATCCATTAATTCTGATATCTTTTTGAATGGGCAAATTTAATCTTTTTTTATCGAATGACAAAAAAAGATGCGGGTAAATATGAATCAACTGCGAAAAATTAGAAATAAAACAATGATTTTATACTTAAAAGACGCTCAATGGCTTATAAAAGGATCTGGGAAACTAAAACTGACTCTTTTTTAATGATTCAATTTTGGTTATAAACCTGCATCATTTACCAGATATGAAAGAAAAATAATAATGAAAAAGACTATCCCAAAAATGAGATAGTCTTTTTTTATAAAGTAAATGTCTAGTCCTGAAATAGCGATACACAAAAACAAAACGTTATGGAAGAGCAATTAAGGTCAGTGTACATCAAGCGTACACAGAAAGATTACAGTTTAAGTTTAAAACTTCAAATAGTAAAAGAAGTTGAATCTGGTGAATCGACCATTAGTACTTGTCGCAAGAAATATGGTATACAATCCCACGGGACTATTTTAAATTGGCTCAGAAAATATGGTAACTTTGATTGGGAAAACCAAAGACCTTATGCCATGGAAAAGACACCTGAACAACGTATTATGGAATTGGAAGCTGAAGTTAAGCTTCTTGAAAAACAGAAAGCCTTCTTGGAAAAACAGGCTTATATTGCTGATAAAAAAGCTATATTTTTTGATATGATGATTGATCTTGCAGAGAAAGAATATCGCATTGATATTCGAAAAAACTCACCACCCGAACAA containing:
- a CDS encoding transposase, producing the protein MEEQLRSVYIKRTQKDYSLSLKLQIVKEVESGESTISTCRKKYGIQSHGTILNWLRKYGNFDWENQRPYAMEKTPEQRIMELEAEVKLLEKQKAFLEKQAYIADKKAIFFDMMIDLAEKEYRIDIRKNSPPEQSMTSAVRKKKL
- the secG gene encoding preprotein translocase subunit SecG, producing MDTIFTLLMVLVMVASVLLVIIVMAQNPKGGGLSSTFGGASPAQFGVQRTNDFMEKATWTLGGTIIVLILLSVVITGKPSQAAPTKQLPTKKEAPAKQSSAPASSTTTTPVQAPATPAK